A window of the Sabethes cyaneus chromosome 1, idSabCyanKW18_F2, whole genome shotgun sequence genome harbors these coding sequences:
- the LOC128732603 gene encoding putative defense protein 3, with product MKVIPAFAYFGVLLGAVSAFPDGAPADTCVKSRFNEPNHGAARKQDPSTSPFRVTASGNTYGPGTQIQVDVSGHDVFRGFFLQARDAQSNEWIGEWIESPNTKTIPECSSITHADNRDKERASFVWNAPKNGQGQVLFIATIVKNYGTFWANLIADVPAARHFG from the exons ATGAAGGTGATCCCAGCGTTTGCCTACTTTGGAGTACTCCTGGGTGCAGTCAGTGCATTCCCGGATGGAGCTCCAGCGGATACCTGTGTCAAAAGCCGTTTCAACGAACCGAATCATGGTGCAGCTAGAAAGCAAGACCCCAGCACAAGTCCGTTCCGGGTGACGGCCAGTGGCAACACCTACGGACCAGGTACCCAAATTCAGGTGGATGTCAGCGGCCATGACGTGTTCCGTGGGTTCTTCCTGCAGGCCCGGGATGCCCAAAGCAACGAATGGATCGGCGAGTGGATTGAGTCCCCGAACACGAAAACCATTCCGGAATGTTCCTCCATCACACATGCCGACAACCGGGACAAAGAGCGGGCAAGCTTTGTGTGGAACGCGCCAAAAAATGGTCAGGGGCAGGTGCTCTTCAT tGCAACCATTGTGAAAAACTATGGAACGTTCTGGGCGAATTTGATTGCCGATGTACCAGCAGCTCGCCACTTCGGATGA
- the LOC128734040 gene encoding probable phosphoserine aminotransferase, which produces MVINFGAGPAKLPREVLLEVQKELVEHGTTGMSVMEMSHRGSSYVKLHNDTLELARELLKVPDNYKILLMQGGGTGLFAAVAMNLIGRTGTADYLVTGSWSSKAAKEASKYGKVNQVVPKPDKYICVPNAKDWKLDPNASYVYYCDNETIEGVEFNFVPQTNDVPLVVDMSSNIMSKPIDIKKFGVIFACAQKNIGPAGITLVIVREDLIGHHLPITPTILEFSTVARDNSINNTPPTFIIYVVGRVFAWIKRQGGMEKMHQIALKKSNMIYEVIAGSKNFYYCPVEGNVRSRMNVPFRIGGPGGNDALEKEFLKGAETLGMQQLKGHRSVGGIRASLYNAVTLDEVEALRTYMLEFHSKNS; this is translated from the exons ATGGTGATAAATTTCGGAGCTGGACCGGCTAAACTGCCTCGTGAAGTGCTCCTAGAAGTTCAGAAGGAACTTGTGGAACATGGCACGACCGGCATGAGTGTCATGGAGATGTCTCACCGTGGATCATCCTATGTTAAGTTGCATAATGACACACTTGAGTTGGCTCGGGAATTATT AAAGGTGCCTGACAACTACAAAATTCTACTCATGCAAGGTGGTGGAACTGGGCTGTTTGCAGCTGTAGCAATGAACCTAATCGGTAGGACGGGAACAGCCGACTATCTCGTAACTGGCTCATGGTCAAGCAAGGCCGCCAAAGAGGCTTCTAAATACGGCAAAGTTAACCAGGTAGTGCCGAAACCCGACAAGTACATCTGTGTACCGAACGCAAAAGACTGGAAGCTTGACCCGAATGCATCATATGTGTATTACTGTGATAATGAAACCATCGAAGGAGTAGAATTCAATTTTGTTCCACAGACCAACGATGTCCCGCTGGTCGTAGACATGTCGTCCAACATTATGTCTAAACCAATCGACATCAAAAAG TTTGGAGTAATCTTCGCTTGTgctcaaaaaaatattggaccAGCCGGAATAACGTTGGTTATCGTTCGGGAAGATTTAATTGGACACCATTTGCCAATAACACCGACCATTCTAGAATTCTCAACCGTTGCAAGGGACAATTCAATCAACAACACACCTCCTACATTCAT CATCTACGTCGTGGGTCGCGTCTTTGCTTGGATCAAACGTCAGGGCGGTATGgaaaaaatgcatcaaatcgCGCTGAAAAAGTCAAACATGATCTACGAAGTGATCGCCGGATCCAAGAATTTCTACTATTGCCCTGTGGAAGGCAACGTCCGCAGTCGAATGAATGTACCCTTCCGTATCGGGGGCCCCGGTGGTAACGATGCCTTGGAAAAGGAATTCCTGAAAGGAGCTGAAACCCTAGGAATGCAACAACTAAAAGGCCATCGTTCCGTAGGGGGCATCCGAGCTTCGCTGTACAATGCAGTCACCCTGGACGAAGTGGAAGCTCTACGAACATACATGTTggaatttcattcaaaaaattcataA
- the LOC128734048 gene encoding guanosine-3',5'-bis(diphosphate) 3'-pyrophosphohydrolase MESH1, producing MSCDEVSTVLSQYTKCIDFAAVKHRNQRRLDADKTPYINHPIGVACILTAEGGVADFEVLQAAILHDTVEDTDTSFEEIEQHFGTRVRRLVEEVTDDKTLPKMERKRLQIEHAASSSPQARLVKLADKIYNLRDLQRCKPEGWTDERCRQYFVWAKKVCDNLKGTNAKLEGILDDIFLKENVV from the exons ATGTCTTGCGATGAAGTTTCGACCGTGCTGTCACAATACACCAAATGCATAGACTTCGCAGCTGTCAAGCACCGCAACCAACGCCGACTAGATGCCGATAAAACACCATACATTAACCATCCGATCG GTGTCGCTTGCATCCTTACCGCCGAAGGAGGGGTGGCCGATTTCGAAGTACTGCAGGCAGCGATTTTGCACGACACCGTAGAGGACACCGACACCAGCTTCGAAGAGATTGAACAGCACTTTGGGACACGTGTTCGCCGACTAGTCGAAGAAGTTACCGACGATAAGACCTTGCCGAAGATGGAACGCAAGCGTCTTCAGATTGAACATGCTGCTAGCAGCAGTCCACAGGCAAGGTTGGTGAAGCTTGCCGATAAGATCTACAACCTACGGGACTTGCAAAGGTGTAAACCGGAGGGATGGACCGACGAACGCTGTCGGCAGTACTTTGTGTGGGCGAAGAAGGTATGTGATAACCTGAAAGGTACCAATGCAAAGTTAGAGGGCATCTTAGACGATATCTTCTTGAAAGAGAATGTTGTGTGA